One genomic window of Conger conger chromosome 7, fConCon1.1, whole genome shotgun sequence includes the following:
- the LOC133132414 gene encoding CMP-N-acetylneuraminate-beta-galactosamide-alpha-2,3-sialyltransferase 4-like translates to MEHVKMSLKTAKTWSVRLITVLLFFISFYISHVFLQSYAGTSKARTPSRMACSTWTNGSKKWEALGFNVTRRAQLFLRLGDFLWKDSSSSSLPLPYGVKGSEFYLLKVLAIVANYGMPDRIESLPCRTCVVIGNGFGIKNSSLGAMINKYDVVIRLNNAPVRGYERDVGSKTTMRFFYPESASDNPDFHNEPNTMMVLVPFKQQDLRWIKEILYDEKRMRRGFWKPPPQFWLGKASQIRILDPFFMQQTASRLLNLPMTSINQNPSHPTTGILAIYVAMNFCDVVHVAGFGYPENRDQRQPIHYYGGDTMRSMTASHHDLRRESEALRRLEHTGAILFLTRPS, encoded by the exons ATGGAGCATGTGAAGATGTCTCTCAAGACGGCGAAAA CATGGTCCGTCAGACTGATAACTGTGCTGCTGTTCTTCATCTCGTTCTACATCTCCCACGTCTTCCTCCAGAG CTACGCAGGCACCAGCAAGGCCCGCACCCCCAGCAGAATGGCCTGCAGCACCTGGACGAACGGCTCGAAGAAGTGGGAGGCGCTCGGCTTTAA CGTGACGAGAAGGGCGCAGCTGTTCCTCCGGCTGGGAGACTTCCTCTGGAAAGACTCCTCGTCTTCGTCTCTGCCACTGCCTTACGGCGTGAAGGGCAGCG AGTTCTATCTTCTGAAAGTCTTAGCCATCGTGGCTAACTACGGAATGCCAGACCGCATCGAGAG CCTGCCATGCAGAACCTGCGTTGTCATTGGAAACGGTTTCGGCATCAAGAACAGCTCGCTCGGGGCCATGATAAACAAGTACGACGTGGTGATCAG ACTGAACAACGCCCCCGTGCGGGGCTACGAGCGCGACGTCGGCAGCAAGACCACCATGCGCTTCTTCTACCCGGAGTCGGCCTCCGACAACCCCGACTTCCACAACGAGCCCAACACCATGATGGTGCTGGTGCCCTTCAAACAGCAGGACCTGCGCTGGATCAAAGAGATCCTGTACGACGAGAAGAGG atgaggagagggttTTGGAAGCCCCCTCCACAGTTCTGGCTGGGTAAGGCCAGTCAGATCCGCATCCTGGATCCCTTCTTCATGCAGCAGACCGCCAGCCGCCTGCTCAACCTCCCCATGACATCGATTAACCAG AATCCCTCGCACCCCACCACGGGGATTCTGGCCATATACGTCGCCATGAACTTCTGCGACGTGGTTCACGTGGCCGGGTTCGGATACCCCGAGAACAGGGACCAGAGGCAGCCCATTCACTATTACGGGGGCGACACCATGCGGTCCATGACG GCTTCGCACCACGACCTCCGACGTGAATCGGAAGCTCTGAGGAGACTGGAGCACACCGGTGCCATCCTGTTCCTGACCCGCCCCTCCTGA